One genomic segment of Primulina tabacum isolate GXHZ01 chromosome 9, ASM2559414v2, whole genome shotgun sequence includes these proteins:
- the LOC142554949 gene encoding uncharacterized protein LOC142554949 isoform X1 produces MCSNGVEKLGGSMNQLRVKAQSSCEGSGGVKVTSFSQVSDDVTFHFQIIGLQKQIYAWIGCNSSKFGHLYAAAPTRQSDTIGVTCVIGGTSDNTGSGIARRLVLKTGLNIVLACNLPKNSPMLEAKAEKILMQKLISLGYTNPKT; encoded by the exons ATGTGTAGCAATGGCGTCGAGAAACTCGGCGGGAGTATGAATCAACTGAGAGTCAAAGCTCAATCATCATGTGAAGGGTCTGGTGGCGTCAAAGTCACCTCCTTTTCTCAAGTGTCCGACGATGTTACCTTCCACTTTCAAATTATTGGTCTTCAAAAACAG ATTTATGCGTGGATTGGTTGCAATTCTTCAAAGTTTGGGCATCTATATGCGGCTGCACCTACACGACAG AGTGATACAATCGGTGTGACCTGTGTAATTGGAGGGACTAGTGATAACACTGGATCTGGCATCGCACGTCGATTAG TTCTAAAGACTGGTCTCAATATCGTCCTTGCTTGTAATCTTCCAAAGAATAGCCCGATGCTTGAG GCAAAAGCTGAGAAAATCTTGATGCAAAAGCTAATAAGCCTGGGTTACACAAATCCAAAAACCTAA
- the LOC142554949 gene encoding uncharacterized protein LOC142554949 isoform X2, protein MCSNGVEKLGGSMNQLRVKAQSSCEGSGGVKVTSFSQVSDDVTFHFQIIGLQKQIYAWIGCNSSKFGHLYAAAPTRQSDTIGVTCVIGGTSDNTGSGIARRLVLKTGLNIVLACNLPKNSPMLEI, encoded by the exons ATGTGTAGCAATGGCGTCGAGAAACTCGGCGGGAGTATGAATCAACTGAGAGTCAAAGCTCAATCATCATGTGAAGGGTCTGGTGGCGTCAAAGTCACCTCCTTTTCTCAAGTGTCCGACGATGTTACCTTCCACTTTCAAATTATTGGTCTTCAAAAACAG ATTTATGCGTGGATTGGTTGCAATTCTTCAAAGTTTGGGCATCTATATGCGGCTGCACCTACACGACAG AGTGATACAATCGGTGTGACCTGTGTAATTGGAGGGACTAGTGATAACACTGGATCTGGCATCGCACGTCGATTAG TTCTAAAGACTGGTCTCAATATCGTCCTTGCTTGTAATCTTCCAAAGAATAGCCCGATGCTTGAG